A window of the Henckelia pumila isolate YLH828 chromosome 3, ASM3356847v2, whole genome shotgun sequence genome harbors these coding sequences:
- the LOC140888000 gene encoding UDP-D-xylose:L-fucose alpha-1,3-D-xylosyltransferase MGP4-like: MASQFLHQRPNQNASTDRHQLSPRSLQNYHKPISSALLSRPALLLLLSLLVVIGLLFPYIQAPFSFLSLNSSSNLKWHHYTLADAAARVAKDNTLIVCAVSEAYLPFLSNWLISIAQQRQQEKVLVIAEDYATLYKVNERWPGHAVLVPPALEAAAAHKFGSQGFFNFTARRPQHLLQILELGYNVMYNDVDMVWLADPFPYLKGEHDVYFTDDMAYVKPLNHSHDLPPPGKKGRTYICSCMIYLRPTSGAKLVMNRWIEELQAQPWSRAKKANDQPAFNWALNKTAEQVDLYLLPQHAFPTGGLYFKNKTWVRETKGMHVIIHNNYIVGFEKKIKRFQDYGLWLVDDHASESPLGRL, from the exons ATGGCATCACAATTTCTTCATCAAAGGCCGAATCAGAACGCTTCCACAGATCGCCACCAATTATCCCCTCGATCCCTGCAAAATTATCACAAACCCATATCCTCCGCCCTTCTCAGCCGTCCGGCCTTGCTCCTCCTCCTCTCTCTGCTGGTAGTTATTGGTTTGCTGTTCCCTTATATTCAGGCGCCATTTAGCTTTTTATCCTTGAATTCGAGCTCAAACTTGAAGTGGCACCACTACACCTTGGCCGATGCGGCGGCTCGAGTGGCAAAGGATAATACTTTGATCGTTTGTGCGGTGAGTGAGGCTTATTTGCCGTTCTTGAGCAATTGGTTGATTAGCATTGCGCAGCAGAGGCAGCAGGAGAAGGTTTTGGTGATTGCGGAGGATTACGCTACGCTTTACAAGGTTAATGAGCGGTGGCCGGGGCATGCGGTTTTAGTGCCTCCTGCGTTGGAGGCGGCGGCTGCACATAAGTTTGGGTCGCAG GGCTTCTTTAATTTTACCGCCAGAAGGCCCCAACATCTTCTACAAATTCTGGAGCTTGGCTATAATGTCATGTACAATGATGTTGACATGGTCTGGCTGGCAGATCCCTTTCCTTATCTGAAAGGCGAGCATGACGTGTATTTCACAGATGACATGGCTTAT GTGAAGCCTCTGAATCACTCTCATGATTTACCACCTCCAGGAAAAAAGGGCCGGACTTACATTTGCAGCTGCATGATCTATCTGCGTCCCACCAGTGGAGCAAAGCTTGTTATGAATAGGTGGATTGAAGAACTTCAGGCTCAACCTTGGTCTAGAGCCAAGAAAGCTAACGACCAACCTGCCTTTAATTGGGCCTTGAATAAAACTGCCGAGCAG GTGGACTTGTACCTGCTTCCCCAACATGCTTTCCCTACTGGAGGTttatatttcaagaacaagactTGGGTACGAGAAACCAAGGGGATGCATGTTATCATCCATAACAACTATATAGTTGGTTTTGAAAAGAAGATAAAGCGATTTCAAGATTATGGCCTTTGGTTGGTGGATGATCATGCTTCCGAGTCTCCACTTGGCAGACTATAA